From the genome of Miscanthus floridulus cultivar M001 chromosome 10, ASM1932011v1, whole genome shotgun sequence, one region includes:
- the LOC136488550 gene encoding uncharacterized protein: MQARHLWDAVEYDDVEFDDDRSALDAICSTVPAEMVPALATKLTAKEAWEAIKTLRIGDDRVRKATAQAVRCKYKGIAIRDGESIEDFTLRLTNIVQRLAMLGDPEPDEKVVAKYLRVARPRYKQLVISIETLLDISTLSIEEVTGRLKAADDEPPPAQTVAGKLLLTKEQWIERYKKRDQGSNRGGSTSGSRGKRRGRGRGRGAGGSNDSRAGSSTGRPIPDDECKHCGKKGHWAKDCRTKKREEQAHAAQDDEPTLLLAISSTHEQESSYSFVPSPPPHSQVPPPPHGSGPPSLAPLLAQPPPAPPLTQPPPIPTRPATPATQDGAALHLVEQKVHATLDAAEDRDPKRWILDTGASNHMSGSRAAFADLDTGITGTVRFSDGAIAQIEGSGTVLFACKNGEHRSLPNVYYLPHLTANIISVGQLDEAGYQVLVEDGVMRIHDEERRLLTKIHRSPGRLYVLDVTIARPVCLAARVDDDA; this comes from the coding sequence ATGCAGGCGCGTCACCTCTGGGACGCCGTCGAGTACGACGATGTGGAGTTCGACGACGATCGCAGCGCACTCGACGCGATCTGCAGCACAGTCCCGGCGGAGATGGTGCCCGCACTCGCGACCAAGCTAACTGCGAAGGAAGCCTGGGAGGCCATCAAGACCCTCCGCATCGGCGACGACCGCGTGCGAAAGGCGACCGCGCAGGCCGTCCGCTGCAAGTACAAGGGCATCGCCATCCGCGACGGCGAGTCAATCGAAGACTTTACGCTCCGTCTAACGAACATCGTGCAGCGTCTGGCAATGCTGGGCGACCCGGAGCCGGACGAGAAGGTGGTGGCAAAGTACCTGCGCGTCGCGCGCCCAAGGTATAAGCAACTTGTCATCTCCATAGAGACCCTCCTGGACATCTCCACGTTGTCCATCGAAGAAGTCACAGGGAGACTCAAGGCTGCCGACGATGAGCCCCCGCCGGCGCAGACTGTTGCTGGGAAGCTGCTACTCACGAAGGAGCAGTGGATCGAGCGCTACAAGAAGCGGGACCAAGGGTCCAATCGTGGCGGCTCGACCTCTGGCAGCCGCGGCAAACGTCGTGGGAGAGGCCGCggccgtggcgccggcggcagcaACGACTCGAGGGCTGGTTCCAGCACGGGCCGCCCAATTCCTGACGATGAGTGCAAACATTGTGGGAAAAAAGGCCATTGGGCCAAAGATTGCAGGACAAAGAAAAGGGAGGAGCAAGCCCACGCGGCCCAAGACGATGAGCCCACTCTTTTGCTAGCCATCAGTTCCACCCACGAGCAGGAGAGCTCGTACTCCTTCgtaccgtcgccgccgccgcacagtcaagtgccgccgccaccgcacgGCTCAGGGCCGCCGTCGCTAGCTCCACTGCTCGCCCAGCCACCGCCCGCTCCACCACTCACGCAGCCGCCGCCAATACCAACGCGCCCTGCTACCCCGGCGACCCAAGATGGCGCCGCCCTCCACCTCGTCGAGCAGAAGGTCCACGCCACCCTCGACGCCGCGGAGGACCGGGATCCAAAGCGCTGGATCCTGGACACCGGCGCGTCCAACCATATGTCGGGATCGCGAGCTGCCTTCGCCGACCTCGACACCGGCATCACCGGCACCGTGCGATTCAGTGATGGCGCCATCGCGCAGATCGAAGGGAGCGGTACTGTGCTCTTCGCCTGCAAAAATGGCGAGCACCGGTCACTCCCGAACGTCTACTACCTTCCGCACCTCACCGCCAACATCATCTCCGTCGGCCAGCTCGACGAAGCCGGGTACCAGGTCCTCGTGGAGGACGGCGTGATGCGGATCCACGACGAGGAAAGGCGCCTGCTCACGAAGATCCACCGCAGCCCAGGGAGGCTGTACGTGCTCGACGTCACCATCGCACGGCCGGTCTGCCTGGCTGCTCGCGTCGACGACGACGCCTAG
- the LOC136488551 gene encoding secreted RxLR effector protein 161-like: MEPWLKLSKLSTAPAVDSTQYRSIVGSLRYLVNSRPDLAFSVGYVSRFMENPTTEHMAAVKRVLRYISGTLHYGCQYKRKREAQLMGYSDSDHAGDIDTRKSTSGVLFFLSNNLITWQSQKQKVVALSTCEAEYMAATTAACQGVWLARLLAELKGKESSAISLKIDNQLAFQLSKNPVFHDRSKHIDVRYHYIRECIEEDRVKVESIGTAEQLADILTKALG, from the coding sequence ATGGAGCCATGGTTGAAACTGAGTAAGTTGAGCACTGCCCCTGCTGTTGATTCAACTCAGTACAGAAGCATTGTGGGATCTTTGCGCTACTTGGTGAATTCAAGGCCGGATTTGGCATTCTCAGTGGGTTATGTAAGCCGGTTCATGGAGAACCCAACCACTGAACATATGGCAGCTGTCAAAAGGGTGCTCAGATACATTTCTGGGACCTTACATTATGGCTGTCAGTACAAGAGGAAGAGAGAAGCTCAGCTGATGGGTTACAGTGACAGTGATCATGCAGGAGACATTGAtacaaggaagagcacctcaggagTTCTTTTCTTCCTCAGCAACAATCTGATCACCTGGCAATCTCAGAAGCAAAAGGTAGTTGCACTGTCTACATGTGAGGCAGAATACATGGCTGCAACAACAGCTGCTTGCCAGGGAGTCTGGTTGGCACGCCTCCTCGCAGAACTCAAAGGCAAGGAGTCCAGTGCCATCAGCTTGAAGATTGACAACCAGTTGGCATTTCAGCTCAGTAAGAATCCTGTGTTCCATGATCGCAGCAAACATATTGATGTTAGATACCATTATATTCGCGAATGCATTGAGGAAGATAGGGTTAAGGTTGAGTCCATTGGGACTGCTGAGCAGCTGGCTGATATCTTGACAAAGGCTCTGGGATAG